A genome region from Pyramidobacter piscolens W5455 includes the following:
- a CDS encoding ATP-binding protein, whose amino-acid sequence MKTNLRRRVNKLRLTKNNILITVIEAVVNAMQSIAEAAVSDGRITVTLHRDNSQLLVEQDNDRRLPPVAKIEIEDNGAGFTEENMESFLTLDSARKEKLGGRGVGRLQWLKVFENVQVSSVYEGESTPMKREFSFNVADEVKKAGDPTSCKEARHTIVRLACPRRDFESRFRNCTAEKVADYIKENCIYDLLSGASKLTITVKDPYENKEFDVVELAKKWVSSRSDENFVVDGHEFKMTHVMLSDTKRQPVIVYYGNTRPVVNSELSALLPELNAAFKCKEQGYMCQVCSEYLDSRVSDTRDGFDIADSNTGRLPLELSFDKIQQTVVEHICIHMKDLIDEQKEKAYQHVRDYVDNRNPRYRSVLPEIVSRARFVATDNDKEIEKKLHDGYVQLDNEFFEKSQELLGQLTKDQQINDEFEEKIRRFTKLEAQLHISDLATYVWRRRSVLEILEKIIGKRGDKKYFDEKNIHQLIMPMKKESDVVAFERSNLWIIDERLAFHHYLASDLELREYGILETSLKSRPDIAAFFDNPMYVNNSNSSAGREISIVEFKRPMRSDTGRGKNDPTEQALYYLQEIRSGKLKTLSGRPIEPTENIPGYCYIICDITENMQAFLDVHEYSKASDQRYFHFNKSLNVLIEVIGYDTLVKMAKERNLAFFATLGISQS is encoded by the coding sequence GTGAAAACAAACCTGCGGCGTCGTGTAAATAAGCTAAGGCTGACTAAAAATAATATTTTAATTACCGTCATTGAGGCAGTCGTAAATGCTATGCAATCTATAGCAGAAGCAGCTGTTTCGGATGGGCGGATAACGGTTACTCTTCATCGAGATAACTCGCAGCTCTTGGTGGAACAGGATAATGATAGGAGACTACCTCCTGTTGCCAAAATCGAAATAGAAGACAACGGAGCGGGGTTTACGGAGGAAAACATGGAATCCTTTCTTACTCTTGACAGTGCTCGTAAGGAGAAGTTAGGAGGCCGTGGCGTTGGCCGTCTGCAATGGCTGAAGGTCTTTGAGAATGTACAGGTTTCTAGCGTCTATGAGGGCGAGTCCACGCCAATGAAGAGAGAATTTTCTTTCAATGTGGCAGATGAAGTAAAGAAAGCAGGAGACCCCACTTCGTGCAAAGAGGCAAGGCATACTATCGTGCGCCTCGCGTGTCCGCGTCGCGACTTTGAAAGCCGCTTTAGGAATTGTACTGCAGAAAAGGTCGCTGACTATATTAAAGAGAACTGCATTTATGATTTGCTTAGCGGAGCTTCCAAACTTACGATTACTGTCAAGGATCCATATGAAAACAAAGAGTTCGATGTTGTCGAGCTGGCCAAAAAGTGGGTGTCATCCAGATCGGATGAGAACTTTGTTGTTGATGGGCATGAATTCAAGATGACTCACGTCATGCTTTCTGATACAAAACGCCAGCCAGTAATTGTATATTACGGAAATACACGACCAGTTGTAAACAGTGAATTGAGTGCACTTCTTCCTGAGCTGAACGCGGCATTTAAATGCAAAGAGCAAGGATACATGTGTCAAGTTTGTAGCGAGTATCTGGACAGCCGTGTTTCCGATACGCGAGATGGCTTTGATATTGCCGATAGCAATACGGGGCGACTGCCCCTTGAGTTATCTTTCGATAAGATCCAGCAGACTGTCGTTGAGCACATTTGCATTCATATGAAAGATTTAATCGACGAACAAAAAGAGAAAGCCTACCAGCATGTAAGAGACTATGTTGATAATAGGAATCCCCGCTATCGTTCCGTACTGCCCGAAATTGTTTCACGTGCAAGGTTTGTTGCTACAGATAACGATAAAGAGATTGAAAAGAAATTACATGATGGATATGTTCAGCTAGACAACGAATTTTTCGAGAAAAGCCAAGAGCTTTTAGGACAGTTAACAAAGGATCAACAGATCAACGACGAATTTGAGGAAAAAATACGTCGTTTTACTAAATTAGAAGCTCAGCTGCATATCAGTGATTTGGCAACTTATGTTTGGCGTCGGAGATCCGTACTTGAAATTCTTGAAAAAATCATTGGCAAGCGAGGTGATAAGAAGTATTTTGACGAAAAAAATATCCATCAGCTTATTATGCCAATGAAAAAAGAATCGGATGTTGTTGCCTTTGAACGCTCAAACCTTTGGATTATTGATGAGAGGCTTGCGTTTCATCATTATCTTGCATCTGATCTTGAGTTAAGAGAGTATGGAATTCTTGAAACAAGCCTAAAAAGCCGTCCTGATATTGCTGCTTTCTTTGATAATCCTATGTACGTAAATAATAGCAATTCTTCAGCCGGGCGAGAAATATCAATCGTGGAGTTTAAAAGACCGATGCGATCAGATACTGGTCGTGGAAAAAATGACCCCACGGAGCAAGCTCTGTATTATTTGCAAGAAATTCGTTCTGGAAAACTCAAAACTTTAAGTGGACGCCCTATCGAACCTACAGAAAATATTCCTGGTTATTGTTATATTATTTGTGATATTACAGAGAACATGCAAGCCTTTCTCGATGTGCACGAGTACAGCAAGGCAAGTGATCAAAGATACTTTCATTTTAACAAGTCCTTGAATGTTCTCATCGAAGTAATTGGCTATGACACATTGGTTAAAATGGCAAAAGAAAGGAATCTTGCTTTCTTTGCAACACTAGGAATAAGTCAGTCATAA